A genomic segment from Microbulbifer elongatus encodes:
- a CDS encoding aconitate hydratase, with protein sequence MSAKKNLAHQLIEQHLIRGNMTPGEEVQLKIDHTLCQDATGTMVMLEFEALGLPQVKTEVSAQYVDHNLIQSDFKNADDHLFLRSASRKWGIWFSRPGNGISHAVHMACFGVPGKTLLGSDSHTCAGGAMGMLAMGAGGLQVALAMAGKPFSLVMPEVVGVEVTGKLPPWVSAKDVILEMLRRYDVKGGVNKIFEYYGPGLENLTAMDRHVIANMGQEMGATASVFPADEAVRAFLKQQGREQDFVAMQAEEGADYDHHDSIDLSQLEPMIACPSSPGNVVTVREVAGKPIYQSYIGSSANPGLRDFVVPAQMLEGKQIPEEISLDINPTSRQVLEELSRSGDLNRLLLAGARLHQTGCNGCIGMGQAPASDRISLRTVPRNFPGRSGTKEDHVYLCSPETATASALSGKITDPRDMEMEYPTFTEPDTLTDMRPLMLAPEDRSNEIPVELEKGPNIQPLPDFDAVPEQLSGPILLKTGDNVSTDEILPAGTDILPLRSNIPAISHYTFSRIDETFYARAKKHAGDCFVIGGENYGQGSSREHAAITPRYLGVRAVIAVSMARIHRRNLINFGVVPLLFKKPEDLVRLNQGDMLKIDDLPKQLQNGRDIEIQVTGGKALTVTHNMSEDEVATVIAGGLINEVRDSH encoded by the coding sequence ATGAGTGCAAAGAAAAACCTCGCCCATCAGCTGATCGAACAGCATCTGATTCGCGGTAACATGACGCCAGGAGAAGAAGTCCAGTTAAAGATCGATCACACCCTCTGCCAGGACGCCACGGGCACCATGGTCATGCTGGAATTTGAAGCGCTTGGGTTGCCGCAGGTCAAAACCGAGGTGTCTGCCCAGTATGTGGATCACAACCTGATCCAGTCGGATTTTAAAAATGCCGACGATCACCTTTTCCTGCGCAGCGCCAGCCGCAAATGGGGGATCTGGTTTTCCCGCCCCGGCAACGGTATCAGCCACGCGGTACATATGGCGTGTTTTGGCGTGCCGGGTAAAACCCTGTTGGGGTCCGACAGCCATACCTGCGCCGGCGGTGCCATGGGGATGCTTGCCATGGGCGCCGGCGGTCTGCAGGTCGCCCTGGCCATGGCCGGTAAACCTTTTTCCCTGGTGATGCCGGAAGTGGTGGGGGTGGAGGTCACCGGCAAATTGCCCCCATGGGTAAGTGCCAAGGATGTCATCCTGGAAATGCTGCGCCGTTACGACGTCAAGGGCGGGGTAAATAAGATCTTTGAATACTACGGCCCCGGGCTCGAGAATCTCACCGCCATGGACCGCCACGTGATTGCCAATATGGGCCAGGAGATGGGTGCTACCGCCAGTGTGTTTCCCGCCGATGAAGCGGTACGTGCATTTCTCAAACAGCAGGGGCGCGAGCAGGACTTCGTGGCGATGCAGGCGGAAGAGGGCGCCGACTACGATCACCACGACAGTATTGACCTGTCACAGCTGGAGCCCATGATTGCCTGTCCCTCCAGCCCTGGCAATGTGGTGACGGTGCGCGAGGTCGCGGGCAAACCCATCTACCAGAGTTATATCGGCTCCTCCGCCAACCCCGGGCTGAGAGACTTCGTAGTGCCTGCGCAGATGCTGGAAGGCAAACAGATTCCAGAAGAAATTTCGCTGGATATCAATCCCACCAGCCGTCAGGTACTGGAAGAACTGAGCCGCAGCGGTGACCTCAACCGGCTGTTGCTGGCGGGCGCGCGCCTGCATCAGACCGGCTGCAACGGTTGTATCGGAATGGGACAGGCACCGGCCTCCGATCGCATCAGCCTGCGCACCGTGCCGCGCAACTTCCCCGGCCGCTCCGGCACCAAAGAAGACCACGTGTACCTGTGCAGCCCGGAAACCGCCACTGCCAGCGCTCTATCCGGCAAGATCACCGATCCCCGCGACATGGAGATGGAATACCCGACGTTTACCGAGCCGGACACACTGACCGATATGCGCCCGCTGATGCTGGCACCGGAAGATCGCTCGAACGAAATTCCGGTGGAGCTGGAAAAAGGTCCGAATATTCAACCACTGCCGGACTTCGACGCTGTGCCAGAACAACTGTCTGGCCCAATACTGCTCAAAACCGGCGACAATGTTTCCACCGATGAAATATTGCCAGCGGGTACCGATATCCTGCCGCTGCGGTCGAATATTCCGGCCATCAGTCACTACACCTTTTCCCGCATTGATGAAACCTTCTATGCGCGGGCCAAGAAGCACGCCGGCGACTGCTTTGTCATCGGAGGTGAAAATTATGGCCAGGGTTCCAGTCGCGAACACGCCGCCATTACTCCGCGCTATCTCGGCGTGCGGGCCGTGATTGCCGTTTCCATGGCCCGCATCCACCGCCGCAACCTGATCAACTTCGGTGTGGTGCCTTTACTGTTTAAAAAGCCGGAAGATCTGGTGCGTCTCAATCAGGGCGATATGCTGAAAATCGATGACTTGCCGAAGCAATTGCAGAATGGGCGGGATATCGAAATACAGGTTACCGGCGGCAAGGCACTGACCGTCACCCATAATATGAGTGAAGACGAAGTCGCCACGGTGATTGCCGGTGGGTTGATCAATGAGGTGCGGGACAGCCACTGA
- a CDS encoding TonB-dependent receptor plug domain-containing protein, with the protein MNNVNKNALSFAVAAAMLIPAGPAMAQSDEENTNNDQQVIEEVIATGTRKEGVSPTETLSPVDVVGGANLSEQGSFDLTDSLSKVAPSFNTQRFPIADGTAFIRPVTLRNLSPDQTLVLVNGTRRHRSALVNLQLAPLGTNNQGSQAVDFSAIPSAAIERVEVLRDGASAQYGSDAIAGVVNVILKDDAEGVSLSAQTGEYFEGDGTRTSLAANAGFGLGDSGFVNATVEHSTADKTWRGAARPDAEFVGSVVGVEQVPLDGLGQRWGDPEVEITKLFINAGLDLNDSTELYGNFGYSDNATISDFFYRGPVLDPEYEFAARATLQADADGDFMPDNAPMDLVNSILGQNLDPADYLVADSNSPSGYVLRNPIYTQFPGGYNPQFGADIVDISAVVGARGEFASGMTWDLRARTAENEVSYVLKDSINPSLGLLSPTTFNPGTLTQEETSVNADFVQTIEMAALPTPLNLAFGAEWRDETYNIGAGDDASIAVGPTAAVFGVGSDGFQGFPTEAEGSYSSESMAAYVDLEADINDQFTLGAALRFEDYELFGSTANWKLSARYDFSEAFALRATANTGFRAPTPGQVNTLNVTTTANADGSLTPSGTYPVDHPVAQVLGAQELSPEESTSFTLGAVINPFPNTSVTIDYYNIDIEDRLALRNNTIGDTEVDLLTSAGVADANLLLNSNVNYFTNAFDSEVSGIDLAVTSDFDLAGGLLVVDLRHNYNQQEVTDIAPNTVNATRVFDFENQVPNQRSTLTFDYDTGGMLQGYLRFNRYGDWQSTGGQLEADGNDTSNATRYSGEILTDIEARFTFAENYTVALGGENIFDVEADEEGNGTLQFLGVRQALTSPFGFNGGFWYLRASANF; encoded by the coding sequence ATGAATAATGTCAATAAAAATGCACTTTCGTTCGCCGTAGCCGCTGCGATGCTGATTCCGGCAGGCCCGGCAATGGCGCAGTCTGATGAAGAGAACACCAATAACGATCAACAGGTGATTGAAGAAGTCATCGCCACCGGTACCCGCAAAGAAGGCGTATCCCCCACGGAAACCCTGTCACCGGTAGACGTGGTCGGTGGCGCCAACTTGTCCGAGCAGGGCAGTTTTGATCTCACCGACTCTCTCTCCAAAGTCGCCCCCTCATTTAATACCCAGCGCTTCCCCATCGCAGACGGCACCGCCTTTATCCGCCCGGTCACCCTGCGCAACCTGTCGCCGGATCAGACGCTGGTGCTGGTTAACGGCACCCGTCGCCACCGCTCCGCGCTGGTCAACCTGCAGCTGGCTCCGCTGGGTACCAACAACCAGGGTTCGCAGGCGGTAGATTTTTCCGCAATCCCGTCCGCCGCCATTGAGCGTGTGGAAGTCCTGCGAGATGGCGCATCGGCCCAGTACGGCTCCGATGCCATTGCCGGGGTAGTAAACGTTATCCTGAAAGACGATGCCGAGGGCGTAAGCCTGAGCGCGCAGACCGGGGAATATTTTGAAGGGGATGGCACCCGCACCAGCCTTGCCGCCAACGCCGGCTTCGGCCTGGGCGACAGCGGCTTCGTGAACGCCACCGTAGAACACTCTACCGCGGACAAAACCTGGCGCGGCGCCGCGCGTCCGGATGCGGAATTTGTCGGCTCAGTAGTGGGCGTAGAGCAGGTGCCGCTGGATGGCCTGGGCCAGCGCTGGGGCGACCCGGAAGTAGAGATTACCAAGCTGTTCATCAACGCAGGTTTGGACCTGAATGACAGCACCGAGCTCTACGGCAACTTCGGTTACTCCGATAACGCCACCATTTCCGACTTCTTCTACCGCGGCCCGGTACTGGACCCGGAATATGAATTCGCAGCGCGCGCGACCCTGCAGGCAGACGCAGACGGGGACTTTATGCCGGACAACGCGCCGATGGATCTGGTCAACAGTATCCTCGGTCAGAACCTGGACCCCGCCGACTACCTGGTGGCAGACAGCAACAGCCCCAGTGGCTACGTACTGCGCAACCCGATTTATACGCAGTTTCCCGGCGGCTACAACCCGCAGTTTGGTGCTGACATTGTGGATATCTCCGCTGTGGTGGGCGCACGGGGCGAATTCGCCTCCGGCATGACCTGGGACCTGCGCGCACGCACCGCAGAGAACGAAGTGTCCTACGTACTGAAAGACTCCATCAATCCCAGCCTGGGCCTGCTTTCTCCCACCACCTTCAACCCGGGTACGCTTACCCAGGAAGAAACCAGTGTGAACGCAGACTTCGTGCAGACGATTGAAATGGCCGCACTGCCTACACCGCTGAACCTCGCGTTTGGTGCCGAATGGCGAGACGAGACCTACAACATTGGCGCCGGTGATGACGCTTCTATCGCGGTAGGGCCAACCGCCGCCGTGTTCGGGGTCGGCTCCGACGGCTTCCAGGGCTTCCCCACCGAAGCTGAAGGCAGCTACAGCAGCGAGAGCATGGCCGCCTACGTGGATCTGGAAGCCGACATCAACGACCAGTTCACCCTCGGTGCCGCACTGCGCTTTGAGGATTACGAGCTGTTCGGTTCCACCGCCAACTGGAAGCTCTCCGCACGCTACGACTTCTCCGAGGCCTTCGCCTTGCGCGCCACCGCCAATACCGGCTTCCGCGCGCCTACGCCCGGGCAGGTAAACACCCTCAACGTCACCACCACCGCCAACGCCGACGGCAGCCTGACCCCCAGCGGTACCTACCCGGTAGACCACCCGGTTGCCCAGGTACTGGGCGCACAGGAACTGAGCCCGGAAGAGTCCACCAGCTTTACCCTGGGTGCAGTGATCAACCCATTCCCCAACACCAGCGTCACCATCGATTACTACAACATCGATATCGAAGACCGCCTCGCATTGCGTAACAACACCATCGGCGATACGGAAGTAGACCTGCTAACCAGCGCCGGCGTGGCCGATGCCAATCTGCTGTTGAACAGCAACGTTAACTACTTCACCAACGCCTTCGATTCTGAAGTCAGTGGTATTGATTTGGCGGTCACCAGCGACTTCGACCTCGCCGGCGGCCTGTTGGTCGTGGACCTGCGCCACAATTACAACCAACAGGAAGTGACGGACATAGCCCCCAACACCGTCAATGCCACCCGCGTGTTCGACTTTGAAAACCAGGTGCCTAACCAGCGCAGCACCCTCACATTTGATTACGACACCGGCGGCATGCTACAGGGCTACCTGCGCTTCAACCGCTACGGCGATTGGCAATCCACCGGCGGCCAGTTGGAAGCGGACGGCAATGACACCTCCAATGCCACCCGCTACAGCGGCGAGATCCTCACCGACATCGAAGCCCGCTTCACCTTCGCAGAAAACTATACCGTTGCCCTTGGCGGCGAGAATATTTTTGATGTGGAGGCGGATGAGGAAGGCAACGGCACCCTGCAATTTCTCGGCGTACGCCAGGCGCTGACGTCACCGTTTGGGTTCAATGGTGGGTTCTGGTATTTGCGGGCTAGTGCGAATTTTTAA